One region of Natronolimnobius baerhuensis genomic DNA includes:
- a CDS encoding RNA-guided endonuclease InsQ/TnpB family protein: protein MADGYLRRTAITRPILTDEQQDLLDATIDEWKAACNISSRIGWRVGETRKTSLQDLAYDEVLGETRLGSQHAILATHQAAAALDGVEAIEDLDEHYKTSRPEFISNTVKYDTRTMTLFDDGSVSLSTVDGRIQCDLNLPDEEDGCQHEYLNHDEWEVTESTLSKRDGEYYLHLGFRKDKPKKQVEKQNDDEDRTVLGVDLGIVNIATTSTAYFASGRELRHQHREFERIRGNIQQTGTQSAHRTIQQMSGRESRYLRDELHQVANQILEEARTHDCEYIAFENLKHIRERAPPVKEFHQWAHRQLVDLVEYKAEAEGISVEFVSPKNTSRRCPECGHTSKGNRVRQAEFECESCEATQNADYVGAKNVGWRYVRRGLQSSQRTGDSQLALKSGAVTPNRGFVPSD from the coding sequence GTGGCAGACGGCTACTTGAGACGCACCGCAATCACCCGCCCCATCCTCACTGACGAGCAACAGGACTTGCTCGATGCCACCATCGATGAGTGGAAAGCTGCCTGCAACATCAGCAGTCGAATAGGATGGAGAGTTGGTGAAACGCGGAAAACCTCCCTCCAAGACCTTGCCTACGACGAGGTGTTAGGGGAAACACGTCTCGGAAGTCAACACGCAATTCTCGCCACTCATCAGGCCGCAGCCGCGCTTGATGGTGTCGAAGCAATCGAAGACCTTGATGAACACTACAAAACGTCTCGACCGGAATTTATCAGTAACACGGTGAAATACGACACTCGGACGATGACGCTGTTCGATGACGGGTCTGTTTCGCTCTCCACGGTCGATGGTCGGATTCAGTGTGATCTGAACCTCCCTGACGAAGAAGACGGGTGTCAACACGAATACCTTAACCACGACGAGTGGGAAGTAACGGAGTCTACGCTGTCGAAGCGTGATGGCGAATACTACCTCCACCTTGGTTTTCGCAAAGACAAGCCCAAGAAACAGGTCGAAAAACAGAATGACGACGAGGACAGGACAGTTCTCGGCGTTGACCTCGGCATCGTCAACATCGCCACCACTAGCACGGCGTACTTCGCGTCGGGGAGGGAACTTCGACACCAGCATCGAGAGTTCGAGCGGATTCGCGGCAACATTCAGCAGACCGGTACACAATCTGCCCATCGAACGATTCAGCAGATGAGCGGAAGGGAGTCACGGTATCTTCGTGACGAACTTCACCAAGTCGCTAACCAGATTCTCGAAGAAGCACGGACACACGACTGCGAGTACATCGCGTTCGAGAATCTAAAACACATTCGAGAACGTGCGCCGCCCGTCAAGGAGTTCCACCAGTGGGCACACCGACAACTCGTTGACCTCGTGGAGTACAAGGCCGAAGCCGAAGGAATAAGCGTCGAGTTTGTCAGCCCGAAGAATACGAGTCGGCGATGCCCGGAGTGTGGGCACACAAGTAAGGGGAACCGGGTGCGACAGGCGGAGTTCGAGTGTGAGTCGTGCGAAGCGACTCAGAATGCGGATTACGTAGGTGCGAAGAATGTTGGGTGGCGGTACGTCCGTCGCGGCCTACAGTCGTCGCAGCGGACGGGCGATAGTCAACTCGCCCTGAAGTCAGGAGCGGTGACGCCAAATCGGGGATTTGTCCCGTCCGACTAA
- a CDS encoding DNA methyltransferase, with product MTDNGDEPDRHRQSRLFTDDEGEFDADRAREESLPVEDGEVIDTDDLADHQQYVEGRGIYDERNRVNDLTGKEWKYATKSVIPEGYPPAVQHDLRSDHGGQKPPRLCADLIGRFSKAGDTVLDPFAGVGGTLLGASFCEHEGTGLREAIGFEQNQRWIDIYESVLVRENDERRERGDPPLEAQDIRHGDCADLIDAVPDDSVDLLLTDVPYWHMDELEQTRNERATRESKLGSFDDDGNGSDENSESAGNTLEGTDDATLEDETDGQAHTQSKDEWLTDMASKFDLFVDAVDPAGHVVVFIGDMYREQSYEFLSADLARALEEHTSLSLAANLVWYDPTKDLHVYGYPFSFVPSMVHQNVLVFRIDAS from the coding sequence ATGACGGACAACGGGGACGAACCGGATCGCCACCGCCAGAGCCGGCTGTTCACGGACGATGAGGGCGAATTCGATGCCGACCGCGCACGGGAAGAGTCCCTGCCGGTCGAAGATGGCGAGGTGATCGACACCGACGACCTCGCGGACCATCAACAGTACGTCGAGGGGCGCGGAATCTACGACGAGCGCAATCGAGTCAACGATCTCACGGGCAAAGAGTGGAAGTACGCCACAAAATCGGTGATACCAGAGGGGTATCCGCCGGCCGTCCAACACGACCTGCGAAGCGACCACGGCGGGCAGAAACCGCCCCGCCTCTGTGCGGACCTCATCGGCCGATTCAGCAAGGCCGGTGACACCGTTCTCGACCCGTTTGCTGGCGTGGGGGGCACACTACTGGGCGCGAGTTTCTGCGAACACGAGGGAACCGGGCTTCGCGAGGCTATTGGCTTCGAGCAAAACCAGCGCTGGATCGACATCTATGAGAGCGTTCTCGTCCGGGAAAACGACGAGCGCCGAGAACGCGGCGACCCGCCACTCGAGGCCCAGGATATTCGACACGGCGACTGTGCGGACCTCATCGACGCCGTCCCAGACGACTCCGTCGATCTGCTGCTGACCGACGTTCCCTACTGGCACATGGACGAACTCGAGCAGACGCGCAACGAGCGAGCGACGCGTGAGAGCAAACTGGGTTCGTTTGACGACGATGGCAACGGTAGCGATGAGAACAGCGAGAGTGCCGGGAATACACTCGAGGGGACTGATGACGCCACACTCGAGGACGAGACGGACGGGCAGGCTCACACCCAGTCCAAAGACGAATGGCTCACTGACATGGCTTCGAAGTTCGACCTGTTCGTCGACGCTGTCGACCCTGCGGGCCATGTCGTTGTCTTCATCGGCGATATGTACCGCGAGCAGTCCTACGAGTTCCTTTCAGCGGATCTCGCCCGCGCGCTCGAGGAGCACACGTCACTGTCGCTTGCGGCGAATCTCGTCTGGTACGATCCGACGAAGGACCTCCACGTCTATGGCTATCCGTTCTCGTTCGTCCCGTCGATGGTCCATCAAAACGTACTGGTCTTTCGAATCGACGCGTCGTAG
- a CDS encoding glutathione S-transferase family protein, translating to MNMLVDGEWRTDAYETTGEDGSFDRQETSFRDWIQDDPDARFQPEAGRYHLYVSYACPWAHRTLVTRALKGLEDAISVSVVDPYRGEDGWQFTPEKEGCTRDHIHGADYLRELYVEADPEMTGRVTVPVLWDTEEETIVNNESKEVMRMLDTEFDDVATRDVDLYPEGLQDEVDRVMEEIYEPINNGVYRAGFATEQGPYDEAVSDLFDALDHWDDVLADQRYLAGDQLTEADIAMFTTLIRFDNVYHTHFMCNVRQIREYDNLWPYLRDLYQTSVGDQRDGYGVADTVDMDHIKEHYYTTHPDVTPHGIIARGPDLDLEAPHNRNELPGSPPDTLSSTEQ from the coding sequence ATGAACATGCTCGTCGATGGCGAGTGGCGAACCGATGCGTACGAGACAACCGGCGAGGACGGCTCGTTTGACCGGCAAGAGACGTCGTTTCGCGACTGGATTCAGGACGATCCAGATGCCCGATTCCAGCCTGAAGCGGGCCGATATCACCTGTACGTCTCGTATGCCTGCCCGTGGGCACACCGAACGCTCGTCACGCGCGCGCTGAAGGGCCTCGAGGACGCTATCTCGGTGTCCGTCGTCGATCCCTATCGTGGCGAGGATGGCTGGCAGTTCACCCCCGAAAAGGAGGGCTGTACGCGCGATCATATTCACGGCGCAGACTACCTGCGAGAGTTGTACGTCGAGGCAGATCCGGAGATGACCGGGCGCGTAACGGTCCCCGTGCTATGGGACACGGAAGAAGAAACCATCGTCAACAACGAGTCCAAGGAAGTGATGCGGATGCTCGATACTGAGTTCGACGATGTTGCAACCCGGGACGTTGATCTCTATCCCGAGGGCCTGCAGGACGAGGTTGATCGGGTTATGGAGGAAATTTACGAGCCGATTAATAACGGCGTCTATCGGGCCGGCTTCGCGACGGAACAGGGACCCTACGACGAGGCTGTTTCCGATCTGTTCGACGCGCTCGATCACTGGGACGATGTCCTCGCCGACCAGCGATATCTCGCAGGCGACCAGCTCACGGAAGCCGATATCGCGATGTTCACGACGCTCATTCGGTTCGACAATGTCTATCACACGCACTTCATGTGCAACGTCCGTCAGATCCGTGAGTACGACAATCTGTGGCCGTACCTGCGCGACCTATACCAGACGAGCGTCGGTGACCAGCGGGACGGCTACGGAGTCGCAGACACCGTCGACATGGACCACATTAAAGAACACTACTACACAACCCACCCTGATGTGACTCCACACGGGATCATCGCCCGCGGACCGGACCTCGACCTCGAGGCACCCCACAACCGGAACGAGCTACCGGGTAGCCCACCAGACACACTCTCGAGTACCGAACAGTAG
- a CDS encoding DUF7535 family protein produces MAIKVSQSTGYVPNLQMSAFGYVMGAVLLIIMLPALPILIPVYVVWRVFFADEPTEPTFESWRTDADRYRPQAPQPDEPEDEDDD; encoded by the coding sequence ATGGCGATCAAGGTCTCTCAGTCGACGGGCTATGTCCCGAATCTTCAGATGTCGGCGTTCGGGTACGTGATGGGCGCGGTATTGCTCATCATCATGCTTCCCGCGCTGCCGATTCTGATTCCTGTATATGTGGTCTGGCGGGTGTTCTTCGCCGACGAGCCAACAGAGCCCACGTTTGAATCCTGGCGAACCGACGCGGATCGCTACCGGCCGCAGGCACCCCAGCCTGACGAACCCGAAGACGAAGACGACGACTGA
- a CDS encoding NAD-dependent epimerase/dehydratase family protein has product MPNIAITGASGTVGREAIDAFSGSDTDASLTLFSHSDTEDLETETLEITDHDAFVDALEGQDVLVHLAANPDPSAEWESVRGPNIDGVYNAYEAALQNDLERVVFASSNHAVNMTNVVSAVRPESTVGEPDVIRPEDPPAPDTYYGVTKVFGEALGSYYAKRHGLDVVTLRIGWVLTREELRQKLSEYDGAGERFARAMWLSPEDCQRLIHAAATRPLEQSPTTAHGISNNSARFLSLAETMLELGYRPQDDAEVVLSDDSADRDGLEIE; this is encoded by the coding sequence ATGCCGAACATTGCAATCACTGGTGCGTCAGGTACTGTCGGCCGTGAGGCCATCGACGCATTCTCTGGAAGCGACACGGATGCGTCGCTTACGCTCTTCTCACACAGCGACACCGAAGACCTCGAGACCGAGACGCTCGAGATCACCGACCACGACGCGTTCGTCGACGCACTCGAGGGCCAGGACGTGCTCGTCCACCTCGCGGCGAACCCCGACCCGAGCGCCGAGTGGGAGAGCGTTCGCGGGCCGAACATCGATGGCGTCTACAACGCCTACGAGGCCGCCCTCCAGAACGATCTCGAGCGCGTAGTCTTCGCGAGTTCAAATCACGCGGTCAATATGACGAACGTCGTCTCGGCCGTGCGCCCGGAGTCGACGGTTGGCGAGCCAGACGTCATCCGCCCAGAAGATCCTCCAGCACCAGATACGTACTACGGCGTCACGAAAGTCTTCGGCGAGGCGTTGGGATCGTATTACGCCAAACGCCACGGCCTCGACGTGGTCACCCTGCGAATTGGCTGGGTGCTCACGCGCGAGGAACTTCGTCAAAAACTGAGCGAGTACGACGGCGCAGGCGAGCGGTTTGCTCGTGCAATGTGGCTCAGTCCCGAAGACTGCCAGCGACTCATCCACGCCGCCGCGACGCGCCCGCTCGAGCAGTCACCGACGACGGCCCACGGCATCTCGAATAATTCGGCGCGCTTCCTCTCACTCGCCGAAACGATGCTCGAACTCGGCTATCGACCGCAGGACGACGCCGAGGTCGTGCTATCGGACGACTCGGCAGATCGCGACGGCCTCGAGATAGAATAA
- a CDS encoding twin-arginine translocation signal domain-containing protein, with protein MDRRSFLGSAAVGAAGMLAGCLSAGVTVTSAETSYPSAAGAVYQLRSELTDESQESSVSFESLSREQRLEVANAIHRGEYLLAESPAISADDVSSVDYRDQTFTVSYGISDGIGYGQNPDTLDFVTFDATATGTELECSMTNSHSAPLEVFHTGRPYFGVGVAVGETVTLLAHDRYVENDTIEIYPITRQPPHPPRERTATIEPGDSLTESYIIGDSVPGDAVVYVSTLIRNDALGIGEFPTGRFSLETD; from the coding sequence ATGGACCGACGTTCATTTCTCGGATCGGCAGCCGTCGGGGCGGCTGGGATGCTCGCCGGCTGTCTCTCTGCGGGCGTGACCGTGACGTCCGCCGAGACATCGTATCCGTCTGCGGCTGGTGCCGTCTACCAGTTGCGAAGCGAACTGACGGACGAGTCGCAGGAATCGTCGGTTTCGTTCGAGTCGCTGTCCCGTGAACAGCGACTCGAGGTTGCAAACGCGATTCACCGAGGTGAGTACCTGCTTGCCGAGTCGCCAGCGATTTCTGCGGATGACGTCTCGAGTGTCGACTATCGCGACCAGACGTTCACCGTCAGCTATGGCATCAGTGATGGGATCGGATACGGCCAGAATCCCGACACACTCGATTTTGTCACGTTCGATGCGACCGCCACCGGCACCGAACTCGAGTGCTCGATGACCAACAGTCATTCCGCCCCGCTCGAGGTGTTTCACACCGGCCGACCGTACTTTGGGGTTGGTGTGGCAGTCGGCGAGACAGTCACACTGCTGGCTCACGACCGATACGTCGAAAACGACACCATCGAGATCTACCCCATCACCAGACAGCCACCACACCCACCTCGAGAGCGAACGGCGACGATTGAGCCCGGTGACTCGCTCACTGAATCGTATATCATCGGCGATTCAGTTCCGGGTGACGCCGTTGTGTACGTGTCGACTCTCATCAGAAACGACGCGCTGGGTATCGGTGAGTTCCCCACTGGCCGATTCTCACTCGAGACGGACTGA
- a CDS encoding alcohol dehydrogenase catalytic domain-containing protein, producing the protein MRAAAFTDLIGPDGVSVIDRERLHPSPGEAVVDVAACAINRHDLWILEGDSAMVDTDDLPFVTGLDVAGTVRDVGEGVSSVEPGDRVVLCPNKTCGSCRFCREGPENLCENFSLYHGGLAEVACVAADRLLALPDDVSMTTAAAIPTAYMTAFRMLRRADVGPGDLVFVPGATGGVGVATVQLAAVLGASTIGTSSSAAKLECVQELGLEHGIHSTDIDDIREAVSEIGAPDAVINHLGGEYTALGQQVMRRGGTMVICGRTAGSDSTIDVPDLFLEHKRIVGSTMGTQDDLRRLVGLVAAGDLEPAISETYPLEATGEAFAAMAARERVGKFVVKP; encoded by the coding sequence ATGCGTGCCGCAGCCTTTACCGATCTGATCGGCCCGGACGGAGTGAGTGTGATCGACCGCGAGCGGCTCCACCCTAGCCCCGGCGAGGCCGTCGTCGACGTCGCCGCCTGTGCGATCAATCGCCACGATCTCTGGATTCTCGAGGGGGATTCCGCGATGGTCGACACCGATGACCTGCCGTTCGTGACGGGTCTCGACGTGGCCGGAACGGTCCGAGACGTTGGCGAGGGCGTCTCGAGCGTCGAACCCGGCGACCGGGTTGTTCTTTGCCCGAACAAAACCTGCGGGAGCTGTCGGTTCTGCCGCGAGGGGCCCGAAAACCTGTGCGAGAACTTCTCGCTGTATCACGGCGGGCTCGCGGAGGTCGCCTGCGTTGCGGCCGACCGGCTGCTCGCGCTGCCCGACGACGTGTCCATGACAACTGCGGCCGCGATTCCAACGGCGTACATGACTGCCTTCCGCATGCTCCGGCGCGCCGATGTTGGGCCTGGTGATCTCGTGTTCGTCCCGGGTGCGACCGGCGGCGTCGGCGTTGCAACGGTGCAACTCGCGGCCGTGTTGGGCGCGTCGACCATCGGCACCTCCTCGAGCGCCGCGAAACTCGAGTGCGTCCAAGAACTCGGCCTCGAGCACGGGATTCACTCGACCGACATCGACGACATCCGGGAGGCGGTGTCGGAAATCGGCGCGCCGGATGCTGTTATCAACCACCTCGGCGGGGAGTACACTGCACTCGGCCAGCAGGTCATGCGCCGCGGTGGTACGATGGTCATCTGTGGCCGCACCGCAGGCAGCGACTCGACGATTGACGTGCCGGATCTGTTCCTCGAGCACAAGCGTATTGTCGGCTCAACGATGGGGACGCAGGATGACTTACGACGGCTCGTCGGCCTCGTCGCAGCCGGCGATCTCGAGCCCGCGATCAGTGAGACGTATCCACTCGAGGCGACCGGCGAGGCGTTCGCCGCGATGGCAGCGCGCGAGCGCGTCGGAAAGTTCGTCGTCAAACCATAG
- a CDS encoding AI-2E family transporter, with protein MNRGKGFLLLLLAIVVVLVVGIVRPFLEYVLLGLLLAYVLFPIHVRLVDVLSTRLPTARFAEPLSALGLILASLVAIILPLLYVFLAFLGDLQVIYRGESNIETALIESKIAEYAGAEINLEEGITLVTEWMFAVFFGDVSGLFASMLHASLGIALLLFLVFYLLIDGPALVAWLTQASPLSPSVSQTLTDQIDRTTWGAVVGHAFAAVVQALVAGVGFYLVGISNVVFWTIVMVILAFLPLIGVFIVWAPAAVYLYLIDEPTAAVFLAAYGLIVVSFIDYYVRPIVIDKRARINPAAILVGVFGGVYTLGFVGLFVGPILIGVLVAIIETYRTEYRDGQRQQSNTVTESTPQHGDSSESATPLDATDEQSRPIR; from the coding sequence ATGAACCGCGGCAAAGGATTTTTGCTCCTCCTGCTGGCGATTGTCGTCGTCCTCGTCGTCGGCATCGTTCGGCCGTTTCTGGAATATGTCCTCCTTGGACTGCTCCTCGCGTACGTGCTTTTTCCGATTCACGTTCGGCTAGTTGACGTCCTCAGCACCCGTCTCCCGACCGCTCGATTCGCTGAACCGCTCTCCGCTCTCGGACTGATACTGGCCAGTCTCGTTGCGATTATCCTTCCGCTGCTGTACGTATTCCTTGCGTTCCTCGGCGACTTGCAGGTGATCTACCGGGGCGAATCGAACATCGAAACTGCTCTGATAGAATCGAAAATCGCGGAGTACGCAGGAGCTGAAATCAACCTCGAGGAGGGGATTACGCTCGTCACCGAGTGGATGTTCGCCGTCTTCTTCGGCGACGTGTCGGGGCTGTTTGCCTCGATGCTTCACGCCTCGCTCGGGATTGCGCTGTTGCTCTTTCTGGTCTTTTATTTGCTCATCGACGGGCCTGCACTGGTCGCGTGGCTTACCCAGGCGAGTCCGCTCTCGCCATCGGTTAGCCAGACGTTGACCGACCAGATCGACCGGACGACGTGGGGTGCGGTCGTCGGCCACGCCTTTGCTGCCGTCGTCCAGGCCCTCGTCGCCGGCGTCGGCTTCTATCTGGTGGGCATCTCGAACGTAGTGTTCTGGACGATTGTGATGGTTATTCTGGCGTTCTTGCCGCTGATCGGCGTGTTCATCGTCTGGGCACCGGCTGCGGTCTATCTCTATCTCATCGACGAACCGACTGCCGCCGTGTTTCTGGCCGCCTACGGTCTCATCGTCGTGAGTTTCATCGATTACTACGTTCGGCCAATCGTCATCGACAAGCGAGCCCGAATCAATCCCGCAGCGATTCTTGTCGGCGTTTTCGGCGGCGTCTACACGCTCGGCTTTGTCGGCCTGTTCGTCGGCCCAATCCTGATCGGCGTCCTCGTCGCGATCATCGAAACCTACCGAACGGAGTATCGCGACGGACAGCGCCAGCAGTCGAACACTGTCACTGAATCCACACCCCAGCACGGCGACTCGAGTGAGTCCGCAACTCCACTCGATGCAACCGATGAGCAGTCTCGCCCGATACGGTAA
- a CDS encoding SRPBCC domain-containing protein: MEQIELFEEIDAPPEVVWNVLLEFDSYPEWNPFVRAIEGVPATGEQLEVRIEPPDSRGMTFKPTVIAVDDKRRLAWAGRLIVPFVFDGYHEFHLEPLDDDGAAERTRLLHRETFRGALVPLLFDRDRLERGFEAMNTAIKDRAEARVAATA; encoded by the coding sequence ATGGAACAGATCGAGTTATTCGAAGAAATCGACGCGCCACCGGAGGTCGTCTGGAACGTCCTCCTCGAGTTCGACAGCTACCCGGAGTGGAACCCGTTCGTTCGGGCAATCGAAGGCGTTCCTGCCACAGGCGAACAACTCGAGGTTCGGATCGAACCACCGGATTCTCGTGGGATGACGTTCAAACCCACCGTCATCGCCGTCGACGACAAGCGTCGCCTCGCCTGGGCTGGCCGACTGATCGTCCCGTTTGTCTTCGATGGCTACCACGAGTTCCACCTCGAGCCACTCGACGACGATGGAGCGGCCGAACGAACGCGACTGCTTCACCGCGAAACGTTCCGCGGCGCGCTCGTCCCACTGCTGTTCGACCGCGACCGCCTCGAGCGTGGCTTCGAGGCAATGAATACGGCAATCAAAGACCGGGCGGAAGCCCGCGTCGCTGCAACAGCGTGA
- a CDS encoding HAD family hydrolase produces the protein MGANTYDAVIFDNDGVLTTPTEYDVLVQAMQTALENVSEREPTDEHLEELISPSVASLRQVAETHAVEPETLWHAREQAAIAAQRAEITAGRKRLYDDVAALERLAVPQAIVSNNQHETIRNILEHLALDGFEVWYGREPTIQGIQRKKPNAYYLESAIDELGVSNPLYVGDSRVDVTAAEKAGIDAAFIRREHRHEYELPTTPAHEIHSLEGLVDLF, from the coding sequence ATGGGAGCGAACACGTACGATGCGGTCATCTTCGATAACGACGGCGTCCTGACGACGCCGACGGAGTACGACGTGCTGGTCCAGGCGATGCAGACGGCACTCGAGAACGTAAGCGAGCGCGAGCCGACAGACGAGCACCTCGAGGAACTCATCAGCCCGAGCGTTGCCTCGCTGCGACAGGTTGCTGAGACGCACGCGGTCGAGCCCGAAACGCTCTGGCACGCTCGCGAACAGGCGGCGATTGCGGCCCAACGCGCCGAAATCACTGCTGGCCGAAAGCGCCTCTACGACGATGTCGCCGCCCTCGAGCGACTCGCTGTGCCACAGGCGATTGTAAGCAACAACCAACACGAGACGATCAGGAACATTCTCGAGCACCTCGCACTGGACGGGTTCGAGGTCTGGTACGGGCGAGAGCCAACGATACAGGGAATCCAGCGCAAGAAACCCAACGCGTACTATCTCGAGTCGGCAATCGACGAGTTGGGCGTTTCGAATCCGCTGTACGTCGGCGATAGCCGGGTCGACGTGACCGCAGCCGAGAAGGCAGGAATCGACGCGGCGTTTATCCGCCGAGAGCACCGCCACGAGTACGAGCTACCGACGACGCCAGCACACGAAATCCACTCGCTCGAGGGGCTCGTCGACCTGTTCTGA
- a CDS encoding DUF6735 family protein, with amino-acid sequence MGHRALVAYERPDHLYDLRYSHWGGQDDSLRDEITADAPLADGAVDGSLLADSITRDRILAEHLDPCVHELLYVVSPEADYTVTASVVCWLEWGDGRDAGRGALISLEPDDDVHRVRTWFRATKTVLGDSIEMGALSRRAARTYLEARVCEDYDGTIYTHGRSLDEPDAYEPRRDRLLADDAWDADDGLGGVGPH; translated from the coding sequence ATGGGTCATCGCGCACTCGTCGCCTACGAGCGCCCCGATCACCTGTACGATCTGCGCTACAGCCACTGGGGCGGACAAGACGACTCGCTCAGAGACGAGATCACCGCCGACGCACCACTTGCAGATGGCGCAGTCGACGGCTCGCTGCTCGCTGATTCGATTACTCGAGACCGCATCCTCGCCGAGCATCTCGACCCCTGCGTTCACGAACTGCTGTACGTCGTCTCACCCGAAGCCGACTACACGGTCACGGCCTCGGTCGTCTGCTGGCTCGAGTGGGGCGACGGCCGCGACGCCGGTCGTGGCGCGCTCATCTCACTCGAGCCCGATGACGATGTCCACCGCGTCCGGACGTGGTTTCGCGCAACCAAAACGGTCCTCGGCGATAGCATCGAGATGGGCGCGCTCTCGAGACGGGCTGCTCGCACCTATCTCGAGGCTCGCGTCTGTGAGGACTACGACGGCACGATCTACACACATGGACGTTCGCTCGATGAGCCAGATGCTTACGAGCCGCGACGGGACCGATTGCTGGCAGACGATGCCTGGGACGCAGACGACGGACTCGGCGGTGTTGGCCCTCACTAA